A portion of the Ricinus communis isolate WT05 ecotype wild-type chromosome 10, ASM1957865v1, whole genome shotgun sequence genome contains these proteins:
- the LOC8278980 gene encoding transcription factor bHLH60 isoform X2 encodes MEALAGPGARSSHRVHIPEETGLDSLQFGEDIHHLITVPPENANSFTALLELPPNQAVELLHSPDSTLKTRPGIDPNPPPHFNDANLTFPTNTALIERAARFSVFAGENLNSNNSPETSSVPSNSSANLEKVVKSEPAEAESQPLVSDHPTVENQRPVKRKEREKKGKGSTKKSKNCANENCEEAAKLPYVHVRARRGQATDSHSLAERARREKINARMKLLQELVPGCNKDHKSFSILKF; translated from the exons ATGGAGGCACTCGCTGGACCTGGTGCTAGATCCAGTCATAGAGTTCATATACCCGAAGAAACAGGACTGGATTCTCTTCAATTCGGTGAAGATATCCATCACTTGATCACTGTCCCGCCGGAAAATGCTAATTCCTTCACTGCCCTTCTCGAATTACCACCTAATCAAGCTGTGGAGCTTCTCCACTCACCCGATTCCACACTCAAAACCCGACCCGGTATCGACCCGAATCCTCCTCCTCATTTCAACGATGCCAATCTAACATTCCCTACTAACACTGCTCTCATAGAACGCGCCGCTAGATTTTCAGTGTTTGCTGGCGAGAATTTGAACAGCAATAACTCTCCGGAGACGAGCTCCGTACCGTCTAATTCAAGTGCGAATCTCGAGAAAGTTGTTAAAAGTGAACCCGCTGAAGCTGAATCTCAACCGTTGGTTTCTGATCATCCGACGGTCGAGAATCAGAGGCCGGTGAagaggaaagagagagaaaagaag GGTAAAGGGTCAACAAAGAAGAGTAAAAATTGTGCTAATGAGAATTGTGAAGAGGCAGCGAAGCTTCCTTATGTTCATGTTCGAGCTCGTCGTGGTCAAGCCACTGATAGCCATAGCTTAGCAGAGAGA GCGAGGAGAGAGAAGATTAATGCAAGGATGAAACTACTTCAAGAACTGGTCCCAGGCTGCAACAAG GACCACAAATCATTTAGTATTCTGAAATTTTAG